The following is a genomic window from Paenibacillus thiaminolyticus.
GGTTCGGATCGCTCAGATCCTCCACCTGCACAATCACATTCACTTTGGCATCGACCAATGGCGTGCGGATATGACCTTCGCGATCGATGACCGGCAGCCGATCGCTGCCATACACGCTGGCGCGGTACCCTTCCGGCACTTCGGCCGCGGACCAATCCAGTTCGGTCTGTCCGGCCTGCACCGTCAACGTCGCCGCGATCCGGTCTGCGATAGATTGCAAGTCATCCAATTGGTACACCTCGAATTCATAGAAGGAGTAGCCGTACAGGATGCCTTCGACAGGCGCCCGCTTCACACCCTGGAACTTCACATATCTCGCTTCAAGCGGCGCGAAATCGATAACCTCGGTGCCTCCCTTGCATTGGATGATGCCGTCGCCTTCCCTCACATTCGCCCACTGCTCGCCGTCATTCGATACAAGGATCTTGTATGTATCGGCTGGCGTCTGCCAGCGGATGACAACGCGATCGAGCGCGGTCCGTTCTCCCAGATCGACATAGTACCATTGATCATCCTGCTTGGCGGAAGACCATCTCGTATTGGCCTTCCCGTCCACGGCCAGATCCGGGGTCAAGTAATCGACCTCATTGCCCGACGAGTAAGCTGGCTTGTTCAGGGCGAGATTCTTCCCGCCGAATGCGGCCGGGAGCAAGCGATCCTCGCTTTCATCCGGGGAAGGATCATTCGGGAATGCGCTTCCATTTTTATCATAGACGGCCTCCGTCACGCTCTCCCTTTCCGGCTCGGCGCCGACTGCCTGCGCGTCCGGCCCTTCCGCCGCTACTGTCGCCTGCCCGTTCTGTTGGACGTAGGCATGTGCAGGCGGAATGCCGGGCAGAACGCTCGCCGTCGCCAATACGATACTAAGCATCCATCCAAGCGCTTTTTTGTTCATCGTTTTCTTCATCTCCCTCCCTATCATCGTGGATTATTCCGTATGCGTTAACGCCATTTTCTACGTTTATCACCTCCTTTTTTCCAATCCTAACCTGTTCAACATCACGCCGCAACCAAAAATAAGCATAAGTAAAGAGATGTATATTCCTCGCTCCGTACTGCCGCGTTAGCAGGAGAAGATATCACTTCCGCTATAGTGATTGGCGCTACCACAATCCATGATCAGCAAAAAGGCATGGGTGAGAAATACTACAACCTTCACCTATGCCCCGTGTACCGAACCGCTGCTCACAGCGTACGGAACTTCAGCTTTGTACAATCGATTAAGAAATGATAGCTTCTCGTTTCCTTCGTTCCCTTCAAGGCAAGACGGAACGACAAGTTCGCAATATCCCGATCCTTCAACCCTTGATGGCGCACCCAGCCATGCAGCTCCTTTTGCTGACGAATCGCCTTGTCCATGAAGTCCGGGTTATCCGCAGCGGCTTCTACCGCTTCAGCTGACTTCCCCTTTACGCCGCTGTTCGCTTCCGCCTTTACTTCATCCAGACGTAGCGTAACGGATTCCAGATCCGAATTGTTCTTAATCGTCACCTCGAAGTCGGTGTTCTGCTCCGTAACCCGGATGGAATGAATCGTTACCTCCACATCGTTCACGGTGTGGGTAAGCGGCAATGACTTGAATTGACGGCCGTCGCTTCCCCCAGAGCGCCGGCCTGGCTGTTCCTTGCCTGGCTTCGCGTCCAGCTTGATGCTGCCATCATCAATGCCAACCTGATCGCCCATCGTCCCGGCCAGCTCTTGCGCCGGAAGAATACTCTGCCCCTTCATGGAGGCAGGTTTGTCAGCCAGCGCCTTTATCCCGGCATTGGCTGTAAACTCCGAGGCAGCGAATCCAATTCCCGAGACAAAGAGAGCTCCGGCAAGGAATCCCATCACCCATTTTCTCATGCTATCCCCTTCCTTTCGTCCATTCCATTGATGCGTTCCATTGCGTTCCGTTTCCTTCCCTTCTTTTATCCCTTCCGCTCGCTCCATCTCTCCACGAATATCTCCAATGTTCCGTCCTTGTCTGCTTGATAGCAGCGTTCAACGGGGACGCCCTCTCCATCAACCTCGACGCTCCCGTCTTCGCGGCTCACCTGGAACACCCACTCCGTATGCAGCGGGATACGCAGGCGGGCTGTAAATGCGCGTCTGCCCTGCTCGCGGGTTAACGGGAACCAAGCGTACAGCTTGAGGCCCTCCGGCGTATCGGACGGCACATGGACGACGATATCCAAGGCGACATGCGTGGGAATCTCCTCCCTGACGCGAAGCGGCAGCGACGCTTCCCGGCCATCGGCTTGAACCGTTACCTCGGTGTCGCCCGGCTGCAGCGGAATAACCGTTCCATCGTCCCGAACCTGCGCGATATGCTCATCCGCTACGCGATATACAGCACGCAATGCAGACATTTTGAATCCGGAATCAAACTCAATGATCGGATTCAAGCGGCATGTAGGCCCCGTGATGCCCACCTCTTGAGCGCCATGCAGCGTCAGAGAAGAAGTCTGGCCCCGATGACCGAAGAAGTGAAGGAGCGGTGCAGATACCCGCTCCTCCCAATCCTTCTCCACATGAGCCGCTCCAGGCTCATAGAGATAGACCAGCTCGTCATCCGCTTCGTACCCCAGATCCAGAAGCTTCTCCGTCACTTCACGCACATGCTTTTCCATGACGAGAAGCCCTTCGCGGCTGCCCAGATCGATCCATATTTTCTTGAGGGGCTGCTTAACGGTGAAGGTATGATACAGCGTCACTTCTTCCAACGTCTCGGGATATACGCAATATAGGTAAGGCGATATCAGTCCGAGCATGCTGAACACGTCGGGACGCAGCAGCCCGATATGATATGTGACCTGCCCGCCCCTTGAGGAGCCCATTAACGCCGTATGCTCCGGCTCCGGTTGCGTGCGGAACAAGGCGTCCACATAGGGCTTCACCTCCTCAATCAGGAAGCGCTCATACAGATGGCCGCGCGGTTGAACCGGGAATTTGTCGTCCTGATAGCGCACGCCTTCCAGGTCATGGGTGAATTCATCGGCCCGCTCCATTCCCATATTCGAGATGCCGACGATAATGATCTCTTCCATGCGCCGCTCGGCAATCAGCCTGTCGGCGGCCGCATGCACGTTCCATGAATAGCCGTTGAAGGCGGGATGGAAAATATTTTGACCGTCATGCATATATAAGACCGGATAGCGCCTATTCGGCTCCCGCTGATAGCTGGGAGGCAGATAGACGAATAGCTCTCTGTCGTTATTCAAATATTCCGAGTGAAACCGTTCCATTCGGAATATGCTTGAGCCGCTTTCCAAGCTCTCCACACTCTTCATGCCTTTCATGCTATTCATACTTTTCACGCTTTTCACGCTATCCAAGCGCTTCACACTCATCGATTTTCCGCCCTTTCTGCCGCAGCATCGACCCAGTTCTCGACTTCGTAATACAGCTCCAAGCCGTCCGTAACCGTAAATTTCCGATAAGGAACCTCTTGACCGTGACGATCGGTCTCATGCATGCCCAGGCCGCGCGAAATCCGAAATTCGAATGCCATGCCCCGCGGCACCTCGAACATGCCCCCATATCGACCTTCGCCGATCATGGGCAGTTCGATTCCGGCATACAGCCTGTCCGTATACGGCGTATGTTCCGGTACTTTTACAACAATCGTTACGGCAACCGTCTCCGAAATATGCGGCACGACAGTGACCTCCGCCTCTGCCTTGAGCTGGTAATGATGATAGGTTACGGCCGTCTTGCCCGGCTGCTTCGGCCAGAGCGTTCCATCCTCCGTTACCTCTACAATGCTCGGATCGGCAACCTCATACCGGGCGTTCAGATCCGTCATCACAAAGCCGCTGTCGAAATGAACGACCGCGTTGAACCTTTGCTGCGGCCCCTGTATCCCAACGACCCCGGATCCGCGCAGCTCAACGCGCACAGGCGTGCCGATATCTCCGAAAAAATATAGGAGAGGCGCATGAACCCTTGCCGCCCAATCCTTCTGCGCATGGCCGGAGCCGACGGCATAGTAATACATCAGATCATGTCCCGGCTTATACCCGATGCGAATGAGGGTGTCCACGACCTGCCGCACATGCTTCTCCATGACCGTGAAGCCTTCCGCATCTCCGACATCCATCCATATTTTGAGATCCTTCTTCTCCGTATAGACATGACTCAGCCAGCGTTCCTCCATCGTATCCGGTTTGACGCTGACGAAGAACGGGCATAATGCTCCGATCATGCCGAACGTATCCGAATGACGGAAGCCGATATTGTAGGACACCAATCCGCCGGCGGATGAGCCCGTCAAGGCGGTATGCTCCTTGCCCGGCAGCGTCCGGTATTCCCGGTCGATATAGGGCTTCACTTCCTGTACGAGAAATTGCTCGTATAACTCCCCTTGATTGGCCGTGTTGAATATATTGTGGCCGTCCGGATTCGCATGCATATATTCCGCAATCCGCGCATCTTCAATATGGGAAATTGCGACCACAATAATTTCCCTCATCCTGCCTTCCGCGGCGAGCCGATCGACCGTGCGGTGAACATCCCATGAATCTCCCTTCCGATCCGCGAAAAACATATGCTGCCCGTCCTGCATGTAGAGCACAGGGTACCGCTGCTGTTCGTTCGTATGATAACTGGGAGGCAAATAAATAAATATTTTTCTTCGATTCGCCAAGATGCTCGAATAAAACCCATAGATTGTAATAAGCCGTGATGAGTCCATTAGGCATTTCTCCTTATAGAGGCGGTTCCAAAAAGTTCGGTTTTGATCACAAGGTAGAACTGGAGGTCACTCGGCATCGAATCTTGCATTCACTCTCGAAGTCCAGTGCTCATGTAGTCTTGCCTGCACTCCGCGCTTCCTTCTTCGGCTTCTTGCAACCTTCTCGGTGCTGAAAACCGACCTCTTTTTGAAACACGCGCATTGATCTACGAGGAGACAGGCAATTTCAGAAACTTCTCCTCGTGCACATATTCCGCATCATGAATAAAGCTGTTCATTACATTGACGAATGCCGCGTATTCATCCAAGC
Proteins encoded in this region:
- a CDS encoding alpha/beta hydrolase codes for the protein MNSMKGMKSVESLESGSSIFRMERFHSEYLNNDRELFVYLPPSYQREPNRRYPVLYMHDGQNIFHPAFNGYSWNVHAAADRLIAERRMEEIIIVGISNMGMERADEFTHDLEGVRYQDDKFPVQPRGHLYERFLIEEVKPYVDALFRTQPEPEHTALMGSSRGGQVTYHIGLLRPDVFSMLGLISPYLYCVYPETLEEVTLYHTFTVKQPLKKIWIDLGSREGLLVMEKHVREVTEKLLDLGYEADDELVYLYEPGAAHVEKDWEERVSAPLLHFFGHRGQTSSLTLHGAQEVGITGPTCRLNPIIEFDSGFKMSALRAVYRVADEHIAQVRDDGTVIPLQPGDTEVTVQADGREASLPLRVREEIPTHVALDIVVHVPSDTPEGLKLYAWFPLTREQGRRAFTARLRIPLHTEWVFQVSREDGSVEVDGEGVPVERCYQADKDGTLEIFVERWSERKG
- a CDS encoding alpha/beta hydrolase; its protein translation is MDSSRLITIYGFYSSILANRRKIFIYLPPSYHTNEQQRYPVLYMQDGQHMFFADRKGDSWDVHRTVDRLAAEGRMREIIVVAISHIEDARIAEYMHANPDGHNIFNTANQGELYEQFLVQEVKPYIDREYRTLPGKEHTALTGSSAGGLVSYNIGFRHSDTFGMIGALCPFFVSVKPDTMEERWLSHVYTEKKDLKIWMDVGDAEGFTVMEKHVRQVVDTLIRIGYKPGHDLMYYYAVGSGHAQKDWAARVHAPLLYFFGDIGTPVRVELRGSGVVGIQGPQQRFNAVVHFDSGFVMTDLNARYEVADPSIVEVTEDGTLWPKQPGKTAVTYHHYQLKAEAEVTVVPHISETVAVTIVVKVPEHTPYTDRLYAGIELPMIGEGRYGGMFEVPRGMAFEFRISRGLGMHETDRHGQEVPYRKFTVTDGLELYYEVENWVDAAAERAENR